The following proteins are encoded in a genomic region of Mycolicibacterium rutilum:
- a CDS encoding MCE family protein, with the protein MRLGVVAALLVALVGGVYVLWPRVGTYTVVGHFTSAAGLYPGDEVRIVGVPIGSIASISPEADSVKITMRIKDDVKLPADARAVIMAPNLVSARFIQFTPAYRQGPEITDGDSIGLDRTAVPVEWDDVKTELTRLSQQLGPSSGQVQGPLSEFVNQAADTFDGNGDSFRQALRELSQTAGRLGDSSGDLFGTVKNLQILVNALSSSNEQIVQFSGHLASVSQVLADSSAGLDDTLGSLNQALSDVRGFLDENNEVLIGSINRLTDFTSILTTQTDDVEQVLHVLPNAMANFYNIYNPAQGTANGLLGLPEFANPVQFICGNFDTAGTPDYDKRAEICRQRMAPVLKRLAMNYPPIMAHGINTITAYKGQVIYDTPATAAKAQTYIPYLEWIPAEGRFPPRAGNEGDPSALLLPENAVPGPPPPAQPYTLGPVILPPGPAPAGPPPGPAPGPPPPPGPLPAEAAVPGGGG; encoded by the coding sequence ATGCGTCTTGGTGTCGTCGCGGCGCTTCTGGTGGCGCTGGTCGGTGGCGTGTACGTGCTGTGGCCGCGAGTCGGCACGTACACCGTGGTCGGGCACTTCACCTCGGCGGCGGGTCTGTATCCGGGCGACGAAGTTCGTATCGTCGGTGTTCCGATCGGCTCGATCGCATCGATCTCTCCGGAGGCTGATTCGGTCAAGATCACCATGCGGATCAAGGACGACGTCAAGCTGCCGGCTGATGCTCGTGCAGTGATCATGGCACCGAACCTCGTATCTGCCCGTTTCATCCAGTTCACCCCCGCCTACCGGCAGGGGCCGGAGATCACGGATGGCGACAGCATCGGGCTCGATCGCACCGCGGTGCCGGTGGAGTGGGACGATGTCAAAACCGAGCTGACCAGGCTCAGCCAGCAGCTCGGACCGTCATCCGGGCAAGTTCAGGGACCGTTGAGCGAGTTCGTCAATCAAGCGGCCGACACGTTCGACGGTAACGGAGACTCGTTCCGGCAAGCCCTGCGCGAGCTGTCACAAACCGCGGGGCGGCTGGGCGACTCGAGCGGCGACCTCTTCGGAACCGTGAAGAACCTGCAGATCCTGGTCAACGCGCTGTCGAGCAGCAACGAGCAGATCGTACAGTTCAGCGGGCATCTGGCGTCGGTTTCACAGGTGTTGGCGGACAGCTCTGCAGGGCTGGACGACACCCTCGGCAGCCTCAATCAGGCACTGTCGGACGTCCGTGGCTTCCTCGACGAGAACAACGAAGTCCTGATCGGCAGCATCAACAGGCTGACGGACTTCACCAGCATCCTCACCACCCAAACCGACGACGTCGAACAGGTTCTGCACGTCCTGCCGAACGCGATGGCGAACTTCTACAACATCTACAACCCGGCTCAGGGAACCGCCAACGGACTTCTGGGACTGCCGGAATTCGCCAACCCGGTGCAATTCATCTGTGGGAACTTCGACACTGCAGGAACTCCTGATTACGACAAGCGGGCTGAGATCTGTCGCCAGCGGATGGCCCCGGTGCTGAAGCGACTCGCGATGAATTACCCGCCGATCATGGCGCACGGGATCAACACGATCACCGCGTACAAGGGCCAGGTGATCTATGACACCCCGGCGACTGCGGCGAAGGCGCAAACGTACATCCCCTATCTGGAATGGATACCGGCCGAGGGGCGCTTCCCGCCCCGTGCCGGCAATGAAGGCGACCCGAGTGCGCTGCTTCTACCCGAGAACGCAGTTCCCGGTCCGCCGCCGCCGGCGCAGCCGTACACGCTCGGCCCGGTGATACTGCCGCCAGGCCCAGCGCCTGCAGGTCCGCCCCCGGGTCCGGCCCCGGGTCCGCCCCCGCCGCCTGGTCCGCTTCCGGCCGAGGCCGCTGTCCCAGGAGGTGGCGGATGA
- a CDS encoding MCE family protein, which produces MSLPSNVGRLTRQSLALGSGAVLLAGCSFGGLNSLNMPGTEGHGRGAFSITVEVPDVATLPQNSPVMVDDVTVGSVSGIEAVQRPDGTFYAAVELSLNPEVRLPANATVKVAQTSLLGSQHIELAPPVGQPPVGELRDGLQIRLGQGSRYPTTEEVLSALGVVVNKGNLGALQDISQEVYNAVAGREGQFAGLIPRLAELASSLNRQTDDIIAAAEGLNRFAGVLARNRDSLGRALDTLPGALRVLNENRAHIVDAFAALRRLGAVAARILAETKDDFTEDMIDVYAMIKPLNDTRADLVSALDSLATFPFPGKNLHRVARGDYFNIFATFDLTIRRLGETIFTTSFFDPNMKRLAEVVNPPEFLTGEMANLSGQAADPFKIPPGTASGQEVPPE; this is translated from the coding sequence ATGTCATTGCCGAGCAATGTCGGTCGCCTAACCCGCCAGTCCCTGGCCCTCGGATCCGGGGCAGTGCTCCTCGCGGGATGCTCTTTCGGCGGATTGAACTCGCTCAACATGCCGGGCACCGAAGGTCACGGCAGGGGTGCCTTCTCGATCACTGTGGAAGTCCCCGATGTGGCCACGCTTCCCCAGAACTCACCGGTGATGGTCGACGATGTCACGGTCGGCAGCGTCTCGGGGATCGAGGCCGTCCAAAGGCCGGACGGCACGTTCTACGCGGCGGTGGAGCTCTCGTTGAACCCTGAGGTCAGATTGCCGGCCAACGCTACGGTGAAGGTCGCGCAGACGTCACTGCTGGGGTCACAGCACATCGAGTTGGCACCTCCGGTGGGTCAGCCGCCGGTCGGCGAACTGCGAGACGGACTGCAGATTCGGCTGGGCCAGGGCAGCCGCTATCCGACTACCGAGGAAGTGCTGTCAGCGCTGGGAGTGGTCGTCAACAAGGGCAATCTCGGAGCATTGCAGGACATTTCGCAAGAGGTGTACAACGCGGTGGCCGGCCGCGAAGGGCAGTTCGCCGGGCTCATTCCGCGGCTCGCCGAGTTGGCCTCGTCGTTGAATCGGCAGACCGATGACATCATCGCGGCAGCTGAGGGCTTGAACCGATTCGCCGGAGTCCTGGCGCGAAACAGGGACAGTCTGGGCCGTGCGCTGGACACTTTGCCGGGTGCGCTGCGCGTGCTGAACGAGAACCGGGCCCACATCGTCGATGCTTTCGCGGCGCTGCGGCGCCTCGGCGCAGTTGCGGCGCGCATCCTGGCCGAAACCAAGGACGACTTCACCGAAGACATGATCGACGTGTACGCAATGATAAAGCCGCTCAATGACACTCGTGCAGATCTCGTGTCCGCCCTTGACAGCCTGGCGACGTTCCCGTTCCCGGGTAAGAACCTGCATCGAGTGGCCAGAGGCGACTACTTCAACATCTTCGCCACATTCGACCTGACAATCCGGCGGCTCGGCGAAACCATCTTCACCACGTCCTTCTTCGACCCGAACATGAAGCGCCTCGCAGAGGTCGTCAACCCGCCGGAATTCTTGACCGGCGAGATGGCGAATCTGTCGGGGCAGGCCGCCGACCCGTTCAAGATCCCGCCAGGAACCGCGTCGGGTCAGGAGGTGCCGCCCGAATAA
- a CDS encoding MCE family protein produces MFTRTTRIQLWVFAVVTVFAVGTISLLYVRIPARLGLGTYEVSANFVAGGGLYENANVTFRGVQAGRVEAVELTKDGVAAHMRLNSNVKIPENSTAIVKSVSAVGEQYVDFVPPDDPSPAVLKNGATISEERTAIPQDVAELLREADQLVSSLDNTRLADLLRETFDAFNGSGPELARMIQSARVLIDEANASWPETSALIDQAGPFLEAQLRSGDDIRSWADGLARFTSEVAGADPQVRSLLHVAPGAAAEASETFSGIRPSFPVLAANLANFGRVGVIYHKSIEQALVIFPALQASLLTIGGQLPVDEGGKQDFKISINDPPPCNTGFLPPSEIRTPGDTTLRDLPTDLYCKVAQNDPMVVRGARNYPCQEFPGKRAPTIQLCRDPRGYVPIGNSPWRGPPVPIGTPMDVMEDDTPEDGRNILPPNKFPYIPPENDPDPGYPVAPGLVPPGVQTGPGPAPHQPWPYIPPPNQGPPPPPLTAWIPPAPYPNAWPPPAVPPGWATNPPNVFAGPYGAPPPPSPPPPPPAAPNVPQASGARYGTYDQNTGVFVDPAGGTGVFAPGIADVRPQENWVDLMLYPEAV; encoded by the coding sequence ATGTTCACTAGAACTACGCGCATTCAACTGTGGGTGTTCGCGGTGGTAACCGTCTTCGCTGTCGGGACGATATCCCTGCTGTACGTGCGTATCCCGGCCCGGCTGGGCTTGGGCACGTATGAGGTCAGCGCAAATTTCGTTGCCGGGGGCGGACTCTACGAGAATGCGAATGTCACATTCCGCGGCGTGCAGGCCGGCCGCGTCGAGGCCGTGGAACTGACGAAAGACGGCGTCGCCGCGCACATGAGGCTGAACAGCAATGTGAAGATCCCCGAGAACTCCACGGCCATCGTCAAGAGCGTGTCCGCGGTGGGGGAACAGTACGTGGATTTCGTTCCACCCGACGATCCGTCGCCGGCAGTCCTGAAGAACGGTGCCACCATTTCGGAGGAGCGAACAGCGATACCGCAGGACGTCGCCGAGTTGTTGCGTGAAGCCGACCAGCTGGTGAGCAGCCTCGACAACACCCGGCTCGCAGACCTCTTGCGCGAGACATTCGACGCGTTCAACGGCTCGGGGCCAGAACTGGCGCGGATGATTCAGTCGGCGCGGGTGCTGATCGATGAAGCCAACGCAAGCTGGCCAGAAACCTCGGCCCTCATCGACCAGGCCGGACCGTTCTTGGAAGCGCAACTTCGCAGCGGCGACGACATCCGGTCGTGGGCCGACGGCCTCGCGCGCTTCACCAGCGAAGTGGCCGGCGCCGATCCGCAGGTGCGCTCGCTGCTCCATGTTGCCCCGGGCGCAGCGGCTGAAGCCAGTGAGACGTTCTCCGGAATTCGCCCGTCGTTCCCCGTGCTCGCGGCCAACCTCGCCAACTTCGGGCGCGTCGGTGTCATCTACCACAAGTCGATCGAACAGGCGCTGGTCATCTTCCCGGCCCTGCAGGCGTCCCTGCTGACAATCGGGGGTCAACTTCCCGTGGACGAAGGCGGCAAGCAGGATTTCAAGATCTCGATCAACGATCCGCCGCCGTGCAACACCGGGTTCTTGCCGCCATCGGAGATCCGTACACCTGGTGACACCACGTTGCGCGACTTGCCGACAGATTTGTACTGCAAAGTCGCACAGAATGATCCGATGGTGGTGCGGGGCGCGAGAAACTACCCGTGTCAGGAGTTCCCCGGGAAGCGTGCACCGACAATTCAGCTGTGCCGCGATCCGCGCGGTTACGTCCCGATCGGCAACAGTCCATGGCGGGGACCGCCGGTGCCGATCGGCACACCGATGGATGTGATGGAGGACGACACGCCCGAGGACGGACGCAACATTCTGCCGCCGAACAAGTTTCCCTACATTCCGCCCGAGAACGATCCGGATCCGGGATACCCGGTCGCGCCGGGATTGGTGCCGCCCGGAGTGCAGACCGGTCCGGGGCCGGCGCCGCATCAGCCGTGGCCCTACATCCCCCCGCCGAATCAGGGCCCGCCGCCACCACCGCTCACCGCGTGGATCCCACCCGCCCCGTATCCGAATGCCTGGCCTCCGCCGGCAGTCCCGCCGGGTTGGGCGACCAACCCGCCGAACGTGTTCGCGGGGCCCTACGGCGCGCCACCACCACCATCCCCACCTCCACCGCCGCCTGCGGCACCGAATGTGCCGCAGGCCAGCGGAGCTAGGTACGGTACCTACGACCAGAACACGGGCGTTTTTGTGGATCCGGCCGGCGGTACGGGGGTCTTCGCGCCTGGTATCGCCGATGTGCGGCCACAGGAGAATTGGGTAGACCTGATGCTTTATCCGGAGGCGGTTTGA
- a CDS encoding mammalian cell entry protein — translation MASTKTPPARSRRRASRPAGPTNGTAAEATIVRVPRAGSTDAAPVRRSRNVGPPPRRPGNGRLVALIALVCGLVMAGALGATVAVLTTQRQETEAAQARNQRFVDTATQTVVNMFSFKQDTIDDSVDRFYESTSGPLRDMFSQNNNVENLKAIFRDTGGSSETVINGAALESTDDISKTATVLVSARVTASDMNGNNRPSQPYRLRIVVQEDDDGRMTAYDLNYPNGGN, via the coding sequence ATGGCGTCCACCAAGACACCCCCGGCAAGATCCAGGCGCCGCGCTTCCCGACCTGCCGGCCCCACCAACGGCACGGCCGCCGAGGCCACCATCGTGCGCGTCCCCCGCGCGGGGTCGACCGATGCGGCGCCTGTGCGCAGGAGTCGTAATGTCGGCCCCCCGCCGCGCCGCCCGGGGAATGGGCGGTTGGTCGCGCTGATCGCCCTGGTTTGCGGGCTCGTGATGGCAGGGGCGCTGGGCGCGACGGTGGCGGTGCTCACCACCCAGAGACAAGAAACAGAAGCGGCGCAAGCCCGCAATCAACGATTCGTCGACACCGCGACGCAAACCGTCGTGAACATGTTCAGCTTCAAACAGGACACGATCGACGACAGCGTCGACCGCTTTTACGAAAGCACGAGTGGACCGTTACGCGACATGTTCAGTCAGAACAACAATGTCGAGAACCTCAAGGCGATCTTTCGGGACACCGGTGGCAGTTCGGAGACGGTGATCAACGGTGCCGCGCTCGAGAGCACCGATGACATCAGCAAGACTGCAACCGTTTTGGTGTCGGCGCGGGTCACTGCCAGTGATATGAACGGTAACAACCGGCCATCGCAGCCCTATCGGCTGCGCATCGTCGTGCAAGAGGACGATGACGGGCGGATGACAGCTTACGATCTCAACTATCCCAACGGTGGCAACTGA
- a CDS encoding mammalian cell entry protein — translation MRWIVNGMVGLAVVALVGLAAVSGSLYWQRVETRGEQAARDELGPLAQKQIPTVFTYDYKTVERNLTEAYRLLTPAYRREFEDRANSDIIPQARQRELVSQANVVGVGVLEAQRNSAAVMVYINRTVSEKTNRDQPIYDGARLRVEYKRIDNQWLINYITPI, via the coding sequence ATGCGTTGGATTGTCAACGGCATGGTCGGCCTAGCGGTGGTTGCGTTGGTGGGTCTGGCCGCGGTGAGCGGCAGCCTGTACTGGCAGCGGGTGGAGACACGAGGTGAGCAAGCCGCTCGCGATGAGCTCGGACCGCTTGCGCAGAAGCAGATCCCGACGGTGTTCACCTACGACTACAAGACCGTTGAGCGCAACCTCACCGAGGCGTACCGGCTGCTCACGCCCGCCTATCGCCGGGAGTTCGAAGATCGGGCGAATTCCGACATCATTCCGCAGGCGCGTCAGCGCGAATTGGTGAGTCAAGCCAACGTGGTCGGTGTCGGGGTCCTCGAGGCGCAGCGCAATTCGGCGGCGGTCATGGTCTACATCAATCGGACCGTCTCGGAGAAGACGAACCGTGACCAGCCGATCTACGACGGCGCGCGACTTCGCGTGGAATACAAGCGCATCGACAACCAGTGGCTGATCAACTACATCACTCCGATCTAG
- a CDS encoding alpha,alpha-trehalose-phosphate synthase (UDP-forming), whose amino-acid sequence MAPEAGPQADPGSADFVVVANRLPIDMERLPDGSTTWKRSPGGLVTALEPLLRRRRGAWIGWPGVPDAGEEPIAQDDMTLCPVNLSAEDVAQYYEGFSNATLWPLYHDVIVKPIYHREWWDKYVEVNRRFAEATAKYAARGATVWVQDYQLQLVPKMLRMLRPDLTIGFFLHIPFPPVELFMQMPWRTEIIEGLLGADLVGFHLPGGAQNFLILARRLVGANTSRATVGVRSRFGEVNVGFRTVKVGAFPISIDSTALDQQARSRAIRQRAREIRAELGNPRKILLGVDRLDYTKGIDVRLRAFSELLAENRASREDTVLIQLATPSRERVESYIEMREDIERQVGHINGEYGEVGHPIVHYLHRPVPREELIAFFVAADVMLVTPLRDGMNLVAKEYVACRSDLGGALVLSEFTGAAAELRQAYLANPHHLEGVKDAIEAALNQAPEEGRRRMRALRRQVLAHDVDRWARSFLDALSSTDQEAGSESDQPARSE is encoded by the coding sequence ATGGCGCCGGAGGCCGGTCCGCAGGCCGACCCCGGGAGCGCGGATTTCGTGGTGGTGGCCAACCGGCTGCCCATCGACATGGAACGGCTGCCTGACGGCAGCACCACCTGGAAGCGAAGCCCCGGCGGTCTGGTGACAGCGCTGGAGCCGCTGCTACGCCGCCGCCGGGGCGCCTGGATCGGTTGGCCGGGCGTTCCCGACGCCGGTGAGGAGCCGATCGCGCAGGACGACATGACCTTGTGCCCGGTCAACCTGTCGGCCGAGGATGTCGCCCAGTACTACGAAGGCTTTTCCAACGCCACGCTGTGGCCGCTGTACCACGACGTCATCGTCAAGCCGATCTACCACCGCGAGTGGTGGGACAAATATGTCGAGGTCAACCGGCGCTTCGCCGAGGCGACCGCGAAGTACGCCGCCCGGGGCGCGACCGTCTGGGTGCAGGACTACCAGCTGCAGCTGGTGCCCAAGATGCTGCGGATGCTGCGGCCCGATCTGACGATCGGGTTCTTCCTGCACATTCCCTTCCCGCCGGTTGAGTTGTTCATGCAGATGCCGTGGCGCACCGAGATCATCGAGGGCCTGCTGGGCGCCGATCTGGTCGGCTTCCATCTACCCGGCGGCGCGCAGAACTTCCTCATCCTGGCGCGACGGCTGGTCGGCGCCAACACCTCTCGCGCCACGGTAGGCGTCCGGTCACGATTCGGCGAGGTCAACGTCGGCTTCCGCACCGTGAAGGTGGGTGCCTTTCCGATCTCGATCGACTCGACCGCTCTCGACCAGCAGGCCCGATCACGGGCGATCCGCCAGCGCGCCAGGGAGATTCGCGCCGAGCTCGGCAACCCGCGCAAGATCCTGCTCGGCGTGGACCGGCTGGACTACACCAAGGGCATCGACGTCCGGCTGCGGGCGTTTTCCGAGTTGCTTGCCGAGAACCGGGCCAGTCGGGAGGACACGGTGCTCATCCAGCTCGCCACCCCGAGCCGCGAGCGCGTCGAGAGCTACATCGAGATGCGCGAGGACATCGAGCGCCAGGTCGGCCACATCAACGGTGAGTACGGCGAGGTCGGGCATCCGATCGTGCACTATCTGCACCGCCCGGTGCCGCGAGAGGAGTTGATCGCGTTCTTCGTCGCCGCCGACGTGATGCTGGTGACCCCGCTGCGGGACGGCATGAACCTGGTCGCCAAGGAGTATGTGGCGTGCCGCAGCGATCTCGGCGGTGCGCTCGTACTCAGCGAATTCACCGGTGCCGCGGCCGAACTGCGCCAGGCCTATCTGGCGAATCCGCATCACCTCGAGGGCGTCAAGGACGCAATCGAGGCCGCGCTGAACCAGGCGCCCGAGGAGGGCAGGCGACGGATGCGGGCGCTGCGCAGGCAGGTGCTGGCCCACGACGTGGACCGGTGGGCGCGCTCGTTCCTCGACGCGCTTTCCTCCACTGACCAGGAAGCCGGATCCGAGTCCGATCAGCCCGCTAGATCGGAGTGA
- a CDS encoding intersectin-EH binding protein Ibp1, protein MVTQPSMTRLFVAGGFAAAVLAAPAAAAILSFAGPVATTAACPAGESEDLYSTVCVPDLVPNSPGGTTPFSSIPGNPDLPAIDGIPCTGANSGQCIGLAEEQQAPVVQPRTSVSSSP, encoded by the coding sequence ATGGTGACGCAACCGAGCATGACCCGGCTGTTCGTGGCCGGCGGGTTCGCGGCCGCGGTACTGGCCGCGCCTGCCGCCGCCGCGATTCTCTCGTTCGCCGGTCCGGTGGCTACCACCGCCGCGTGCCCGGCCGGTGAGAGCGAGGATCTCTACAGCACGGTGTGCGTGCCGGACCTCGTGCCGAACTCGCCGGGTGGCACCACACCGTTCAGCTCGATTCCGGGCAACCCCGACCTGCCTGCGATCGACGGCATCCCGTGCACCGGTGCGAACTCGGGTCAGTGCATCGGGCTGGCCGAGGAGCAGCAGGCGCCGGTGGTGCAGCCGCGCACCTCGGTCAGCTCCAGCCCGTAG